One stretch of Desulfovibrio sp. UCD-KL4C DNA includes these proteins:
- a CDS encoding TrkA family potassium uptake protein, producing MTGRIEVGVIGLGKFGLELARNLREMGHGVTGIDSSPEKVKIAKPYLTHVFQADGTDQQTLEQLSFQDFNYVVVSTGDSMEASILVILNLQEIGVKKIWVKAMSAAHKKVLNRLGVDFVVFPEHFAAKQLAYKLATPGMLDYLSMGQDVLIKEKKVGDWKGKTLIDLNLTNNFQVQVIAIRKGGTDELNFVPKATEPLEEQDMLVLIGYHENLIKMP from the coding sequence ATGACAGGCAGAATAGAAGTAGGAGTTATTGGGCTTGGAAAATTCGGACTTGAATTAGCCCGTAACTTACGTGAAATGGGACACGGAGTAACCGGAATTGACTCCAGTCCGGAAAAAGTGAAAATCGCAAAACCATACCTGACTCATGTTTTTCAGGCTGACGGCACAGACCAGCAGACGCTTGAACAACTCAGCTTTCAGGATTTTAATTATGTTGTCGTTTCCACCGGAGATTCCATGGAAGCGAGCATCCTAGTCATTCTTAACTTACAAGAAATAGGCGTTAAAAAGATCTGGGTTAAAGCCATGAGCGCTGCCCACAAAAAAGTTCTGAATAGGCTTGGCGTAGATTTCGTTGTTTTCCCCGAACATTTTGCAGCCAAACAGCTGGCCTACAAACTTGCAACTCCCGGAATGCTTGATTATCTTTCCATGGGACAAGATGTCCTTATAAAAGAAAAAAAAGTCGGCGACTGGAAGGGAAAAACCTTAATAGATTTGAATTTAACAAACAATTTTCAAGTGCAGGTTATTGCTATCCGAAAAGGTGGCACTGACGAACTTAACTTTGTCCCTAAAGCAACAGAACCATTAGAAGAACAAGACATGCTTGTCCTTATAGGCTATCACGAAAACCTCATAAAAATGCCTTAG
- a CDS encoding TrkH family potassium uptake protein: MKSQASSPFWVPIYAFLLTIISGGLLLKLDICHPGKTLSLIDAIFTATSAVCVTGLAVVDTGSFFSRTGQSVILALIQLGGLGIMTYASLVIYLLGKKVSASDRIAVSQTLIHDPSFNIGRFIVGVVAAVLSIELIGAFLLNRMDPHGFAPYSAIFHSISAFCNAGFSLYPDSLSTWKDNVGINAVFMALIVLGGLGFYVLIELWQKLCDYIFRKKRPITAHPISWQTHVVLETTLILIIVGAVAIWLAESLRAHVIPNFESNELSALFQSVTCRTAGFNTLDISSMTNVSLIFMIFLMVIGGSPGSCAGGLKTTTFRALFAFVSAKIRGRSQVRVGWYALTEDSINKSLTLMALAGAIIGIAVILLSITEGGNIPHTQARGHFIEIFFETVSAFATVGLSTGITTKLTFSGKIIIISLMFVGRLGPVWLLTAINSWQKEPRYKLPEDDLSLG, translated from the coding sequence ATGAAATCACAAGCATCTTCTCCTTTCTGGGTGCCAATATATGCATTCCTCCTCACAATTATTTCCGGTGGTTTGTTACTTAAACTGGATATTTGCCATCCTGGTAAAACTCTTTCACTGATTGATGCAATATTTACTGCAACATCAGCAGTTTGTGTAACAGGGCTTGCAGTAGTTGATACAGGCTCATTTTTCAGCCGCACAGGTCAATCCGTAATTCTGGCTCTAATACAACTCGGCGGTTTAGGAATCATGACTTACGCAAGCCTTGTAATCTACCTTCTAGGCAAAAAAGTAAGTGCCTCAGATCGTATCGCTGTAAGTCAGACTCTTATCCACGACCCTTCGTTTAATATTGGTAGATTTATTGTCGGAGTGGTAGCCGCAGTTCTTTCTATTGAGCTTATCGGAGCATTCCTCCTGAACAGAATGGACCCCCATGGATTTGCGCCTTATTCGGCAATATTCCACTCTATCTCAGCTTTTTGTAATGCTGGATTTTCATTGTATCCTGACAGTCTTTCCACGTGGAAGGATAATGTAGGCATTAACGCTGTTTTCATGGCTCTCATTGTTTTGGGAGGTCTCGGATTTTATGTATTGATAGAGCTATGGCAAAAGTTATGCGACTACATATTCAGAAAGAAACGGCCTATTACGGCGCACCCTATTTCATGGCAAACACATGTGGTACTTGAAACGACCTTAATTTTGATCATTGTCGGAGCGGTTGCTATCTGGCTGGCGGAAAGTTTAAGAGCCCATGTAATACCCAATTTTGAGAGTAATGAACTGAGTGCTTTGTTCCAGTCAGTTACCTGCCGCACCGCAGGGTTCAACACACTGGATATTTCCAGCATGACTAATGTTTCTCTTATTTTTATGATCTTCCTAATGGTCATCGGGGGATCGCCAGGATCTTGTGCAGGAGGGTTAAAAACAACTACCTTCCGTGCCTTATTCGCATTTGTTTCCGCTAAAATCAGAGGGAGAAGTCAGGTCCGCGTCGGCTGGTACGCTCTGACAGAAGACAGTATAAATAAATCACTGACCCTGATGGCTCTTGCTGGAGCTATTATAGGGATTGCAGTTATTCTACTCAGTATTACTGAGGGCGGAAATATTCCGCATACTCAGGCCAGAGGACATTTTATTGAAATTTTTTTTGAAACAGTCTCAGCATTTGCTACCGTAGGTCTTTCTACCGGAATCACCACGAAGCTGACTTTTTCCGGTAAAATAATTATTATTTCGCTGATGTTTGTCGGAAGACTCGGACCTGTATGGCTGCTGACAGCTATTAACAGCTGGCAGAAAGAACCGCGCTACAAATTACCAGAAGATGATCTTTCATTAGGTTAA
- a CDS encoding ATP-binding cassette domain-containing protein: protein MALMSVNSISMSFGGPLLLDKASFQVQAGQRICIVGRNGEGKSTLLRLMSEDLTPDSGIISTQKGVTVARLSQKVPEVLNGTVFDVVAEGLGELGNALAKYHRVSTEVANGGDVSKLSEIEDIMEQHGGWNAMTTIEMVISRLSLDPETRFESLSGGLKRRVLLARALASTPDILLLDEPTNHLDIDSIAWLEEFILKHIKTLIFITHDRMFLRRIATRIIELDRGKLADWTCDYDTFLKRKEELLDAEEKNWSEFDKKLAREEVWIRQGIKARRTRNEGRVRELEKLRNERSKRRERTGTATIQIQEASRSGKIVAEAKHAFFSWGATPVFNDLNVTIMRGDRIGIIGPNGTGKTTLIQTLLGNLKLKSGKINLGTKLEISYFDQHREQLNPDATVRDSVADGNDVVTMGERTKHVMGYLKDFLFPAERANSKVRDLSGGERNRLLLARLFTRPSNLLIMDEPTNDLDAETLELLEDKLMEYPGTVIIVSHDRAFLNNVVTSTIVFEGNATVKEYVGGYDDWLRQKPKEEKENKPKALKSVKVEQPALANKPKKLSYKEQRELELLEEEMKVLPAQIEKLEKEIAAIQELMLDSDFYRKSAQEMAKTTSRLGELESEHEKTFERWEEVEAKLAEYNS, encoded by the coding sequence ATGGCCTTAATGAGTGTTAATAGTATTTCAATGTCGTTTGGCGGACCATTGCTTTTAGATAAAGCTTCGTTTCAAGTTCAAGCAGGACAACGCATATGCATAGTAGGTAGAAACGGTGAAGGTAAATCTACACTGCTTAGGCTTATGAGCGAGGATTTGACTCCTGACAGCGGAATAATTTCAACCCAGAAAGGTGTCACTGTAGCTAGACTTTCACAAAAAGTACCAGAAGTTCTTAACGGTACGGTCTTTGATGTAGTCGCAGAAGGACTTGGAGAACTGGGTAATGCGCTGGCAAAATATCATCGCGTCAGCACAGAAGTTGCTAACGGCGGCGATGTTTCCAAACTTTCTGAAATTGAAGACATTATGGAACAGCATGGCGGCTGGAATGCCATGACCACAATTGAAATGGTCATCTCCCGCCTTTCTCTGGACCCTGAAACACGCTTTGAAAGCCTTTCCGGAGGACTGAAAAGACGCGTACTCCTCGCTCGCGCTCTAGCCAGTACCCCTGACATCTTGCTTCTTGATGAACCTACCAACCATCTAGATATCGACTCCATTGCATGGCTGGAAGAATTTATTTTAAAACACATCAAAACTCTCATTTTCATCACCCATGACCGAATGTTCCTGCGCCGTATTGCTACCCGTATTATTGAACTGGACCGCGGCAAACTTGCTGACTGGACCTGCGACTATGACACCTTTTTAAAACGCAAAGAAGAACTTTTGGATGCTGAAGAAAAAAACTGGTCTGAGTTCGACAAAAAACTTGCCAGAGAAGAAGTCTGGATCAGACAGGGAATTAAAGCCCGGAGAACCAGAAACGAAGGAAGAGTTCGTGAACTGGAAAAATTACGCAATGAAAGAAGCAAACGCCGCGAACGCACAGGCACAGCAACCATTCAGATTCAGGAAGCATCCCGTTCAGGTAAAATTGTTGCCGAAGCTAAACATGCATTTTTTTCATGGGGAGCTACCCCTGTTTTCAATGATCTTAATGTCACCATCATGCGCGGGGATAGAATCGGAATTATCGGCCCAAACGGAACCGGTAAAACAACCCTTATTCAAACCCTGCTCGGCAACCTCAAACTGAAGTCCGGCAAGATTAATTTAGGAACCAAGCTCGAAATTTCATATTTTGATCAGCACAGAGAACAACTGAACCCAGATGCAACTGTACGCGACAGTGTTGCAGACGGTAACGACGTTGTTACAATGGGTGAACGCACTAAGCATGTTATGGGTTATCTTAAGGATTTCCTATTCCCTGCCGAACGCGCAAATAGTAAGGTTAGAGATCTTTCCGGCGGAGAAAGGAACCGTCTTCTGCTCGCAAGACTGTTCACACGTCCATCCAACCTGCTTATAATGGATGAACCTACAAATGATCTTGACGCTGAAACTCTGGAACTTCTTGAAGACAAACTAATGGAATACCCCGGTACTGTCATTATAGTCAGCCATGACCGTGCGTTTTTGAATAACGTAGTGACAAGCACAATCGTTTTTGAAGGAAATGCCACTGTAAAAGAATATGTCGGCGGCTATGACGACTGGCTAAGACAAAAACCTAAGGAAGAAAAAGAGAATAAACCTAAAGCTCTAAAATCTGTTAAGGTTGAACAGCCAGCTCTTGCTAATAAGCCAAAGAAACTCAGTTATAAAGAACAGCGTGAGCTGGAACTCCTTGAAGAAGAAATGAAAGTTTTACCGGCTCAAATCGAGAAACTTGAAAAAGAAATTGCTGCAATACAGGAATTAATGCTCGATTCAGACTTTTATAGAAAATCAGCGCAGGAAATGGCTAAAACTACATCCAGACTGGGAGAACTTGAAAGCGAGCATGAAAAGACTTTTGAACGCTGGGAAGAAGTTGAAGCCAAGCTTGCCGAGTATAATTCTTAA
- a CDS encoding Hpt domain-containing protein, giving the protein MSTGDRLLDIFQEETLERLDSLESGLLILEKNTENSSHELINSIFRDAHSVKAGSNLLKLQNIEELSHTLENVLELIRSTDLVPTELMITACLEAVDRLRGLVEDILGSDSKSIRLQKMMLEVSLKRALNGDSEE; this is encoded by the coding sequence ATGAGTACAGGCGACAGATTATTAGATATATTTCAAGAAGAGACTTTGGAACGTCTCGATAGCTTGGAATCAGGGTTACTTATTTTAGAAAAAAATACCGAGAATAGTTCTCATGAACTTATAAATTCTATTTTTCGAGATGCTCATTCCGTTAAAGCCGGATCAAATTTATTGAAGCTTCAAAATATTGAAGAACTTTCTCACACTTTAGAGAATGTTTTAGAATTGATACGCTCAACGGATCTTGTTCCTACTGAACTTATGATAACAGCCTGCCTTGAAGCTGTGGATAGACTGCGCGGTCTTGTAGAGGATATTCTTGGGAGTGATTCAAAGAGTATCCGTTTGCAGAAAATGATGCTTGAAGTTTCCCTTAAAAGAGCCCTTAATGGAGACTCCGAGGAATAA
- a CDS encoding bifunctional 3-deoxy-7-phosphoheptulonate synthase/chorismate mutase type II, with protein sequence MSVKLSIEGIDSWGFKHEGPLIIAGPCSAETREQVLETSRGVAKTGAHMLRAGIWKPRTRPNCFEGMGEEGLKWLVEAREETGLPISTETATPEHVELCLKYNVDLIWVGARTTVNPFAVQALADALKGTDIPVLVKNPINPDVELWIGALERINAAGVKKLGAIHRGFSSAKACEFRNDPNWKIFIELRRRCEGLPIICDPSHLCGKRELIPAVAQKALDLLFDGLMIESHIDPDKALSDCKQQFTPEDLGKVIAGLKVRYPAIEDAEFIHAIEGKRIRLDEIDETIVELLAERMAIGRTIGTLKREKGIALLQPAQWKKTVEKRTRAGVARGMDEHFMLRVFQYIHEESLRQQESTFAGDK encoded by the coding sequence ATGAGTGTTAAACTTAGTATTGAAGGTATTGATTCCTGGGGATTCAAACATGAAGGTCCACTGATTATTGCCGGACCATGTAGCGCTGAAACCCGTGAACAGGTGCTTGAAACTTCGCGCGGAGTAGCTAAGACTGGAGCACATATGCTGCGGGCAGGCATTTGGAAGCCGCGGACTCGTCCTAATTGTTTTGAAGGCATGGGCGAAGAAGGCCTTAAATGGTTGGTTGAAGCACGTGAAGAAACAGGACTGCCGATCTCAACTGAAACTGCAACTCCTGAACATGTAGAACTTTGTCTTAAATATAATGTTGACCTTATCTGGGTCGGAGCAAGAACCACTGTTAATCCATTCGCAGTTCAGGCTCTTGCCGATGCTCTTAAAGGTACAGATATTCCAGTACTTGTGAAGAATCCTATTAACCCAGATGTTGAACTATGGATTGGAGCTCTCGAGCGTATAAATGCTGCCGGGGTTAAAAAACTTGGTGCAATTCATCGTGGTTTTTCTTCTGCAAAAGCTTGCGAGTTTCGCAATGATCCTAACTGGAAAATTTTTATTGAACTTCGCCGTCGCTGTGAAGGGCTACCTATCATCTGTGATCCAAGCCATTTATGTGGAAAAAGAGAACTTATCCCCGCTGTAGCACAAAAAGCACTTGATCTCCTTTTTGACGGTTTGATGATTGAATCTCATATTGATCCTGATAAAGCTTTAAGTGACTGCAAACAGCAGTTCACCCCTGAAGATCTGGGTAAAGTTATTGCAGGACTCAAGGTCCGTTATCCAGCGATTGAAGACGCAGAATTTATTCATGCAATTGAAGGAAAACGTATCAGACTTGATGAAATTGACGAAACTATCGTTGAACTTCTTGCTGAGCGTATGGCAATAGGCCGTACAATAGGAACTCTCAAAAGAGAAAAAGGAATTGCTCTTTTGCAGCCTGCTCAGTGGAAGAAAACTGTTGAAAAGCGTACTCGCGCAGGTGTTGCTCGTGGTATGGACGAACATTTCATGCTTCGTGTTTTTCAGTATATTCATGAAGAATCTTTGCGTCAGCAGGAATCAACTTTTGCTGGAGATAAGTAA